A single Deltaproteobacteria bacterium HGW-Deltaproteobacteria-4 DNA region contains:
- a CDS encoding glycyl-radical enzyme activating protein: protein MESGLIFDIKRYCINDGPGIRATIFFKGCPLHCRWCHNPESIAPQIQKLHAAARCISCDVCVKGCPGGACVLSSGGIVTDPALCTLCGRCAAACPTLATQLSGRSYRVAELLALLEKERHLFDSSGGGVTCSGGEPLLQAPFLRGFLRACGRQQIHRAVDTSGLAPWEVVETIAAHTDLFLYDLKLINCERHRRYTGVDNTLILANLQQLAVIGAAVQIRLPLIGGVNLDDDNIEATARFVAGLAGEKKEVNLLPFHDVARGKDLKLGQERDLTGMYTPTTADLEGVIAIFAAHGLTATFGG from the coding sequence ATGGAATCGGGGCTGATCTTCGATATCAAGCGCTACTGTATCAACGACGGTCCGGGGATTCGTGCGACGATCTTCTTCAAAGGCTGCCCGCTCCACTGTCGCTGGTGTCACAACCCCGAGAGCATTGCTCCGCAGATCCAGAAGCTTCATGCCGCTGCCCGGTGCATCAGTTGCGACGTGTGTGTCAAGGGCTGTCCGGGTGGAGCCTGTGTCCTGAGCAGCGGGGGGATAGTCACTGACCCGGCGCTCTGCACCCTCTGCGGTCGCTGCGCCGCGGCCTGCCCGACCCTGGCGACACAGCTGTCGGGGCGGTCCTACCGCGTTGCCGAGCTCCTTGCCCTCCTCGAAAAGGAGCGCCACCTCTTTGACTCTTCCGGCGGCGGCGTCACTTGTTCCGGCGGCGAACCGCTGCTGCAGGCCCCCTTTTTGCGGGGGTTTCTTCGCGCCTGCGGCCGGCAGCAGATTCATCGCGCCGTCGATACCAGCGGCCTCGCCCCCTGGGAGGTCGTCGAAACGATCGCCGCTCACACCGACCTCTTTCTTTACGACCTGAAACTGATCAACTGCGAACGGCACCGCCGCTACACCGGCGTCGACAACACTCTGATCCTTGCCAACCTGCAACAGTTGGCGGTCATCGGCGCAGCAGTGCAGATCCGCCTCCCCCTCATCGGCGGCGTCAATCTTGACGACGACAACATCGAGGCGACCGCGCGTTTTGTCGCCGGACTGGCGGGAGAGAAGAAGGAAGTCAACCTCCTCCCTTTCCACGACGTGGCGCGGGGCAAGGATCTGAAGCTCGGTCAGGAACGCGACCTGACCGGGATGTACACGCCGACGACCGCCGACCTTGAAGGGGTGATCGCTATCTTTGCCGCCCACGGCCTGACCGCAACATTCGGGGGGTAG
- a CDS encoding universal stress protein → MAIKDILVHIDERECSAARLDLAIRLAQEHNAHLAGIFVEHHSFFPFCVSTTADAPLAARELFEAATANAGLSTEWIHVPATSGLAIAEAVIIHAYYRDLLVIGQLDYEDRCSLPDDFPDRVILGCGRPVLVVPYVGDFSVIGRRIMVAWRSGPESARSINDALPLLHRAEAVAAVSAPTGRGDDHIQPLSGNLAEHLLRHGINAESGTLYPDAIGVGDQILNYASDHGADLIVLGVYSQSRRGGQLSLGEVGRHLLRCMTVPTLLSH, encoded by the coding sequence ATGGCTATCAAGGATATCCTCGTCCACATCGATGAACGCGAGTGCAGCGCCGCCCGCCTTGACCTCGCAATCCGTCTCGCCCAGGAGCACAATGCCCATCTTGCCGGCATCTTTGTCGAGCATCACTCCTTCTTCCCCTTCTGCGTCTCGACCACGGCCGATGCGCCGCTGGCGGCGCGCGAGCTCTTCGAAGCGGCGACAGCCAACGCCGGTCTCTCGACCGAGTGGATTCACGTCCCGGCCACCTCCGGTCTCGCTATCGCCGAGGCGGTTATCATTCATGCCTATTATCGCGATCTGCTGGTGATCGGTCAGCTTGACTACGAAGATCGCTGTTCCCTTCCCGACGATTTCCCCGACCGGGTGATTCTCGGTTGCGGCCGCCCGGTCCTGGTCGTCCCTTATGTCGGGGATTTTTCCGTTATCGGCCGGCGGATCATGGTCGCCTGGCGCAGCGGCCCGGAGTCGGCGCGCTCGATCAACGATGCCCTGCCTTTACTGCATCGGGCCGAAGCGGTGGCCGCAGTCTCCGCCCCGACGGGGCGCGGTGACGATCACATCCAGCCCCTCAGCGGCAACCTTGCCGAGCACCTGCTGCGGCACGGCATCAACGCCGAGAGTGGAACCCTCTATCCTGACGCTATCGGCGTCGGTGACCAGATTCTCAACTATGCCAGCGATCACGGTGCCGACCTCATCGTTCTCGGTGTCTATTCGCAGAGCCGTCGCGGCGGGCAGCTCTCCCTCGGTGAAGTCGGCCGCCATCTCCTGCGCTGCATGACCGTCCCGACCCTGCTGTCGCACTGA
- a CDS encoding formate C-acetyltransferase/glycerol dehydratase family glycyl radical enzyme produces MNHTTASSALPGMNPRIQRLRQLSVTTEPSLSIERALHETAFYRENYGKDSIPVLRARNFFDHCEKKTLYLGADELIVGERGPAPKAVPTFPELTCHSVEDFRVLNSREQQRYTIAEADIATYAREVIPYWQGRTIRERIFSHVPAEWRAAYEAGLFTEFMEQRAPGHTALDGKIYRKGMLDFKAEIAAQIADLDYLNDPEATDRFEELKAMEISCDAVILFAGRHADLAESLAAEEKNPQRAAELRKIAAVCRRVPAHAPQTFHEAIQMYWFVHLGTITELNGWDAMNPGHFDQHLAPFYQREIAAGSLTREAAKELLCCFWIKVNNHPAPPKVGITARESGTYNDFTNINIGGVTADGRDGVSDVSYLMLEVIEELHILQPGSSVHISARTPDRFLHAACRVIRQGHGYPSIFNPDVYIVELLRQGKDLRDAREGGCSGCIEVGAFGKEAYVLTGYLSVPKILEITLNNGIDPVSGQRAGIASGDPLTFASYDDLYAAFLRQLHFIVDTKVRVSNYIDRMFAKYAPAPFLSVVIDDCIRKGKDYYDGGPRYNTNYIQCTGLATITDSLAALKKHVFEAQTFSLQRLLSAVASNFANEEFLRQTLVNKTPCFGNDDDYADAIAVQVYNDLLAAIDGQPNVKGESFHLNMLSTTCHIYFGKMLGATPNGRFAGKSISDGTSPSHGADTHGPTAVIRSLTKLDQTLSGGTLLNQRFLPDLLKRDEDIVRLGQLVRSYFTLGGHHIQFNIVDTATLKAAQETPEDYKDLLVRMAGYSDYFNDMNADLQQEVIERTENESF; encoded by the coding sequence ATGAATCACACCACCGCTTCGTCAGCACTGCCGGGGATGAATCCGCGCATCCAGCGCCTGCGCCAGCTCAGTGTCACGACGGAACCGAGCCTCTCTATCGAGCGCGCTCTGCACGAAACCGCTTTCTACCGGGAGAACTATGGCAAGGATTCGATCCCGGTGCTGCGCGCCCGTAATTTTTTTGACCACTGCGAGAAGAAGACCCTTTATCTCGGCGCTGACGAACTGATCGTCGGCGAACGCGGCCCGGCTCCCAAGGCGGTGCCGACCTTCCCTGAGCTGACCTGCCACAGCGTCGAGGACTTCCGCGTCCTCAACAGCCGCGAGCAGCAACGCTACACCATCGCCGAAGCCGATATCGCCACCTATGCACGGGAAGTCATCCCCTACTGGCAGGGACGGACAATCCGCGAACGGATCTTCAGCCATGTGCCGGCGGAGTGGCGCGCTGCTTACGAGGCCGGCCTCTTTACCGAGTTTATGGAGCAGCGGGCGCCGGGGCACACCGCCCTCGACGGCAAGATCTACCGAAAGGGGATGCTCGATTTCAAGGCGGAGATCGCTGCGCAGATTGCCGACCTCGATTACCTGAACGATCCGGAAGCGACCGACCGCTTCGAGGAGCTCAAGGCGATGGAGATCTCCTGCGACGCGGTCATCCTCTTTGCCGGGCGCCACGCCGACCTCGCCGAATCTCTGGCGGCAGAAGAGAAGAACCCGCAACGCGCCGCTGAACTCCGCAAGATTGCCGCAGTCTGTCGCCGCGTCCCGGCGCATGCGCCGCAGACCTTCCACGAAGCGATCCAGATGTACTGGTTCGTCCATCTCGGCACCATCACTGAACTTAATGGCTGGGACGCCATGAATCCCGGTCATTTCGATCAGCACCTCGCCCCCTTCTACCAGCGGGAGATCGCTGCCGGGAGCTTGACTCGCGAAGCCGCCAAAGAGCTCCTGTGCTGCTTCTGGATCAAGGTCAACAACCACCCCGCCCCCCCCAAGGTCGGCATCACCGCCCGCGAAAGCGGCACCTACAACGACTTCACCAACATCAATATCGGCGGCGTCACCGCCGACGGCCGGGACGGGGTCAGCGACGTTTCCTACCTGATGCTCGAAGTCATCGAAGAGCTGCACATCCTTCAGCCGGGGAGTTCCGTCCATATCAGCGCCAGGACTCCCGACCGTTTTCTCCATGCCGCCTGTCGGGTGATCCGCCAGGGGCACGGTTACCCGTCGATCTTTAATCCCGATGTCTACATTGTCGAGCTGCTGCGCCAGGGGAAGGATCTGCGTGATGCGCGCGAAGGGGGGTGCAGCGGCTGCATCGAGGTCGGTGCCTTCGGTAAGGAGGCCTACGTCCTGACCGGCTACCTCAGTGTGCCGAAGATCCTGGAAATTACCCTCAACAACGGTATCGATCCGGTCTCCGGCCAAAGGGCCGGGATCGCCAGCGGTGACCCGCTGACCTTTGCCAGCTACGACGATCTTTACGCTGCTTTCCTGCGTCAACTCCACTTCATCGTCGACACCAAGGTGCGGGTCAGCAACTATATCGACCGCATGTTCGCCAAATATGCCCCGGCCCCCTTCCTCTCGGTCGTCATTGACGACTGCATCCGCAAGGGCAAGGATTACTACGACGGCGGGCCGCGCTACAACACCAACTATATCCAGTGCACCGGCCTCGCGACAATCACCGACAGTCTGGCCGCTCTCAAGAAGCACGTCTTTGAGGCGCAGACCTTCTCCCTGCAGCGTCTGCTTAGTGCCGTGGCCAGCAACTTCGCCAACGAAGAGTTTCTGCGGCAGACGCTGGTCAACAAGACCCCCTGCTTCGGCAACGACGACGATTATGCCGACGCCATCGCCGTGCAGGTCTACAACGATCTTCTCGCTGCCATCGACGGCCAGCCGAACGTCAAGGGGGAGAGTTTTCATCTCAATATGCTTTCGACCACCTGCCACATCTACTTCGGCAAGATGCTGGGGGCCACTCCCAACGGTCGTTTCGCCGGCAAGTCGATTTCGGATGGCACCTCGCCGTCGCACGGCGCCGACACCCACGGCCCGACGGCGGTGATCCGCTCCCTGACCAAGCTCGATCAGACCCTGTCCGGCGGGACTCTCCTCAATCAGCGCTTTTTGCCGGACCTGCTCAAGCGCGACGAAGACATCGTCCGGCTCGGCCAATTGGTGCGCAGCTACTTTACCCTTGGCGGCCACCATATCCAGTTCAACATCGTCGATACCGCTACCCTCAAGGCGGCGCAGGAGACACCGGAAGACTATAAGGATCTGCTGGTACGCATGGCCGGTTACAGTGACTATTTCAACGACATGAACGCCGATCTGCAGCAGGAAGTGATCGAGCGCACTGAAAACGAATCGTTCTGA